A stretch of Eleutherodactylus coqui strain aEleCoq1 chromosome 2, aEleCoq1.hap1, whole genome shotgun sequence DNA encodes these proteins:
- the FGL2 gene encoding fibroleukin encodes MMKSLLCLITFAALSAGLTSAEEEKDPTGKHVNACSIKMKNGGKCDDEGSCPYQITLPPMTIQLPKQLQLLEKTLKEVQSLKEIVNNLKKSCQDCKLQADENPEKETTGVTDGEGQVNQIQDLQSKVKKMSISLKNARTQINNMQDQIERISMNDVDDYIDKKIANLSSTLSNVDMCSSNCQLKEAAPSTLPIFKDCSDYYKVGKRLNSIYQVMPDPKNKTFEVFCNMESMGGGWTVVQTRKDGSISFNRTWDEYKNGFGNLSGEFWLGNDRLHLLSKSRNMILRIELEDFKGVKEYAHYDQFYVANEYLKYKLSVSGYSGTAGDALHFSKQYNHDQKFFTTTDKDNDRYPSGNCGAYYSSGWWFDACMSANLNGKYYEKEYKGVRNGIFWGTWHGVSEENLNSYRQTFKAVRMMIRPKDFS; translated from the exons ATGATGAAGTCTCTCTTGTGTCTGATAACCTTTGCAGCATTGTCAGCTGGACTAACTAGTGCAGAAGAAGAAAAGGATCCAACAGGAAAACATGTTAATGCCTGTTCCATAAAAATGAAGAATGGGGGTAAATGTGATGACGAAGGGAGCTGTCCCTACCAGATAACTTTGCCTCCAATGACGATTCAGCTACCTAAGCAATTGCAGCTTCTTGAAAAAACATTGAAGGAGGTGCAGAGCCTTAAAGAAATTGTAAATAATCTTAAGAAATCATGTCAGGACTGCAAACTACAGGCAGATGAGAACCCAGAGAAAGAGACTACTGGGGTTACTGATGGAGAAGGGCAGGTGAATCAAATACAAGATCTCCAGTCTAAGGTGAAGAAAATGTCCATAAGTCTGAAGAATGCACGGACTCAGATTAACAACATGCAGGATCAGATAGAGAGGATAAGTATGAACGATGTTGACGATTACATTGATAAGAAGATAGCAAACCTGTCATCCACACTCAGTAACGTGGACATGTGTTCCAGCAACTGCCAGCTGAAGGAAGCAGCTCCAA GCACACTGCCTATCTTCAAAGACTGTTCAGACTACTACAAAGTGGGAAAAAGACTGAACAGCATTTACCAAGTCATGCCAGATCCAAAGAACAAGACATTTGAAGTCTTCTGCAATATGGAATCTATGGGTGGAGGTTGGACAGTGGTCCAGACGCGTAAAGATGGCAGCATAAGTTTTAATAGGACATGGGATGAATACAAAAATGGTTTTGGCAACCTTAGTGGAGAGTTTTGGTTGGGAAATGATAGGCTTCATCTCTTGTCCAAAAGCAGAAATATGATCCTGAGAATTGAGCTTGAGGATTTTAAGGGTGTGAAAGAATATGCCCATTATGACCAGTTCTATGTGGCCAATGAATATCTTAAGTATAAACTGTCTGTCAGTGGCTACAGTGGAACGGCTGGTGATGCACTTCACTTCAGCAAACAATACAACCATGACCAAAAATTTTTTACCACGACAGACAAAGACAATGACAGATATCCATCTGGAAATTGTGGAGCTTACTATAGCTCTGGGTGGTGGTTTGATGCATGCATGTCTGCAAATCTTAATGGGAAATACTATGAGAAAGAATACAAGGGTGTGCGTAATGGGATTTTCTGGGGTACATGGCATGGGGTTTCTGAAGAGAACTTGAACAGTTACAGGCAAACTTTTAAAGCTGTTAGAATGATGATCAGACCAAAAGACTTTTCATAA